The nucleotide window CGAGTCAAAGACGCGCGCAGGCGCTTCGATGACGTGGCGATCCTGCGGCACGGCGGAGACCTTGATCACGCTGCGCCCCAGGTTGCCGGTCAACACCTTCAACCCGCCGGTGGCGCTGAACGGGTCGGACGCCGGGCGCAGGATGCCATCGTCGCCGCTTGCGCCCACGGCGCTCCAGCGCAAGCGGTGCTGCTCGTCGCCTTGCGGCACGCGCGTGTACTCGCGGATGCCGCCGGCGCGCACGGTGAGCACGTCCTCGTGCATCAGTCCAGCGTCCAGCAGCTCGCGGATGATGTAGCCCGGCCCGCCGGCCGCCTGGAACTGGTTCACGTCCGCGCTGCCGTTGGGATAGACGCGCGCCAGCAGCGGCACCGCGGCCGAGAGTTGGGAGAAGTCTTCCCAGTCGATGGCGATTCCTGCCGAGCGCGCCACTGCCACCCAGTGGATCAGGTGGTTGGTCGAGCCGCCGGTGGCCAGCAGCGCCACCATGGCATTGACGATGGCGCGCTCGTCGACGATCTGGCCGATGGGCGGGCAGGCCCAGGCGCCGCTGCCCTCGCCCACCCGGCCCAGCACGGTGCGCGCGGCCTCGCGCGTGAGCTCGGCGCGCAGCGGCTGGCCGGGGTTGACGAAAGCCGTGCCGGGCACGTGCAGGCCCATGGCTTCGAGCAGCATCTGGTTGCTGTTGGCCGTGCCGTAGAAAGTGCAGGTGCCGGGCGCGTGGTAGGACGCCATCTCCGCCTGCAGCAGCTCGTCGCGCCCGATCAGGCCCTGAGCCGCCTGCTCGCGCGCCTTGGCCTTGGCGCTGTTGGATAGGCCCGACGGCATGGGCCCGGCCGGCACGAACACCGTCGGCAGATAGCCGAAATGCAGCGCGCCGATCAGCAGCCCTGGCACGATCTTGTCGCACACGCCCAGCATCAGCGCGGCGTCGAACACGTCGTGGCTCAGCGCCACGGCGGTGGCCATGGCGATGGTGTCGCGCGAGAACAGCGACAAATCCATGCCCGCCGTGCCCTGCGTGACGCCGTCGCACATGGCCGGAACGCCGCCTGCCACCTGCGCCGTCGCCCCCTGGCGCCGCGCCTCGTCCTTGATCAGATCGGGATAGTGCTGCAGTGGTGCGTGCGCCGACAGCATGTCGTTGTAGGCCGTGACGATGCCGATGTGCGGCGCGCGCTCGACCACCACGCGCAGCTTGTCGTTCTGGCCGATACCCGCCACCGCGTGGGCGATGTTGGCGCAGCCCAGGCGGTCCATGCTGCGGTCGCGCCGGCCCCAGACGTCCATCTGCTCCAGGTAGGCCCGGCGCGATGCGGCGCTGCGCCGGTGGATGCTTTCGGTGACTTGGTGGACGGTATCGTTCAGCGGCATGGCGCGTGGCCTCTCATGGGTGCATGTGCGAAACAGGATGGGCGAGCGCCCATGGTAGTCCCACAAGCCCGCGCCGCTGTAGGCCGGCGCCCCTGCCGCCAGTGCCGGCAAACGCGGCGCGGCAAGAAAAAAGCCCGGCGAAAGCCGGGCTGTGCGGGTGGTGCGGGATTCGCCTGCGTTCAGGGCAGCAGCGTCACTTCCACGCGCCGCGCCTCGGCGTTGCCGCCGCTGGCCTGCAGCGCCTCGGGCTTGCGCAACTCGACCTTGTCCTGCGCCACGCCCAGGCCCACCAGCGCGTCGCGCACGGCCTGCGCGCGCTGCTTGGCCAGCTCGGCGTTCAGCGCGGCGTCGCCCGTGGCATCGTGGTAGCCCGACACCGCGGCAGTCCTGCCGCCCTCGTTGACGCCGCGCGCCACCTCGGCCAGCGCTTCGTTGGCACCAGGTGCCAGGTCGGCCTTGCCGCTGGCGAAGTAGAACTTGATCACGCCGCCCTCGACCACCACGCTGGCCTCGTCGGTCACCACCACGCCGGGCGCGGCCGCTGCGACGGGCGCCGGCTCGGCGGCCACGATGGCCGCTGGAGCCGCCTCGGGCGCGCGCTGAATGCCGCGCTTGTAGACCACCACGCCGACCACGGTGGACACCACCAGCGCAATCAGGGCAAAGAGGAACCCGAGGGCGAAGCGCTGCTGGCTGTCGTCGTCGGAGCTGTTGAAGGACATGATGGGAACTCCCGTGAATAATCGCGCTGCGGACTGAAAAAACCCGCCGATTGTAGATTCGTCCCATGCCCGCTTCCGTGCCCTCCGCCCCCCGCGACCCCGCCGCCCTGATGGCCCGCACCCTGGCCGAATGGGGTGGCCAGCGCGATCTGTGGCTCTTCGGCTACGGCTCGCTGATCTGGCGCCCGGATTTCGCCTATGCCGAACGCCGCGCGGCCTCCGTGCATGGCTGGCACCGGGCGTTGAAGATGTGGAGCCGCGTCAACCGCGGCACGCCCGAATGTCCGGGCCTGGTGTTCGGCATGCTGCCGGGCGGAAGCTGCCGCGGCATGGCCTACCGCATCGAGCGCGCGCAGGTGCCGCGCATGTTTCCGGCGCTGTGGCAGCGCGAGATGGTGCTGGGCGTCTACGACCCGCGCTGGCTCACCTGCCGCACGGCGGACGGACCGGTGCAGGCGCTGGCCTTCACCCTGTCACGCCGCAGCCCCAGCCACACCGGAGTGCTGGCGGACGAGCAGTACCGGCGCATCTTCCAGCAGGCCCACGGCATCTACGGCAGCACACGCGAATACGCCGAGGCGACGCACGCGGAACTGCGCCGCCTGGGCATCCATGATCGCGCGCTGGCGCGTCTTTTGGCCCTGGTCGATGCCGCCGGGCCGGATGCCGCCAGCGGCGATTGAGCGGCGCGGCGCCGGCGGCACAATGGCGCCATGAGTTCGCCCCAGCCTCCCCTGTCGTCTTCCATCGCCGATCTGCGCAAGAGCTACGAGCGCGCCGAGCTGGGCGAGGACGCCTCGCACGCCGACCCGCTCGCCCAGTTCGACCAATGGCTGCGCGAGGCCATCGCCGCGCAGGTTCCCGAGCCCAACGCCATGACGCTGGCCACCGTGGGCGCCGACCAGCGCCCCAGCACGCGCGTGGTGCTGATCAAGGGCTATGACGAACGCGGCATCGCCTGGTACACCAACTACGACAGCCGCAAGGGCCGCGAGCTGGCGGCCAACCCGTTCGCCGCGCTGCAGTTCCACTGGATCGAGCTGGAGCGCGTGGTGCGCATCGAGGGCCAGGTCGAGAAGGTGGACGCCAGCGAAAGCGACGCGTACTTCCACAGCCGGCCGCTGGATTCGCGCATCGGCGCCTGGGCCAGCCCGCAAAGCCAGGTCATCTCCGGGCGCGGCGTGCTGGTGGCCAACGCGGCGAAATATGGCGCGCAGTTTCTGCTGCAGCCACCGCGACCGCCGCACTGGGGCGGCTTTCGCCTGAAGCCCGACCGCTGGGAGTTCTGGCAGGGCCGCAAGAGCCGGCTGCACGACCGGCTGCGCTACCGCTTGGGCGGTGGGCTCTGGGTGCGCGAGCGCCTGGCGCCGTAGGCCTGGCGCTTTCTCAGCCGCGCAGCAGCTGCGCCAGCGCCAGCATGACCGGCAGCGTGAGCAGCGCCAGCGCCGTGGAGATGGCAATCGCCGACGACACCTCGTCCTGCATCGCGCCGTAGCGCTGGGTGAACAGCAGCACGTTGGCCCCCACCGGCAATGCCGCCGTGACGAGCATGACGGCGATCGCCCCGCCCGACAGCCCCAGCGCCCACGCCAGTGCGCCCAGAAACAGCGGCATGGCCAGCAGCTTGACCGCGGCGATGCGCAGCGCCGCGCGCCAGTTCTGCCCGATGCGCGTATAGGCCAGGCTGACGCCCACCAGCAGCAGCGCGGTCGGCCCGACGGCGCGGCCCAGCAGCGCCAGCGCCTGGTCCAGCACACCGGGCAGCGGCAGGCCGGTCTGCGCGAAGACCAGCCCGGCCAGGATGGGCAGGGGCACCGGGTGCAGCACGCTGTTTCTGGCCGCGCGCCACAGCGTCTGCCCACGCGAGCGCGCGACGGCGCCGGGCTGGCCCTGTTCGGCGCGCGCCTGCACCAGCTCGAACACCAGCGTCGCGGCGGTCAGCAGCACCAGCGAATGCAGGGAGATCAGCGTGAACAGCGCCACCAGGCCTTGTTCGCCATAAACCAGGCCAATGAACGGCACACCGATCATGACCGTGTTGCCGAAGGTGTGCGCCAGCGCCCGCGCCGCGCCGGCCACGCTCCAGCCCTCGCGCAGCAGCGTGGCGGCGAAGACCAGCATGGCCGTGGCGAAATACAGCGCCACCGGCGTGAAATCCAGCTCCTGCACGCGCGTCTGGCCCATGGTGCGAAACAGCAGCGCCGGGGTCAGCACCAGGAACACGATGTTGGACAGGTCGGCGATGGCGCTGGCGCGCACCCAGCCAATGCGGGCGATGGCGAACCCCAGGGCGATGCACAGCACGACGGGGACCAGGGGCGAAAGAACGGAAGACAGCAAGACAGGCGCAGTGTTGGCGAAAGCGAGGGGCGCCAGTGTAGTGGCTGAATTGCTACTATAAATATAGCTAGGCGCGCTTATTTGACGCCGACTTACAACCAAAAACACCGAAAATCGGCTGCCGGGAGCCTGCGCCGGCCCCTGCGGCGGCCGCCCGGAGCGGGGCGCTCAGGGCAGCCGGCTCTGGGCGTCCATCTGCGC belongs to Melaminivora suipulveris and includes:
- the pdxH gene encoding pyridoxamine 5'-phosphate oxidase; amino-acid sequence: MSSPQPPLSSSIADLRKSYERAELGEDASHADPLAQFDQWLREAIAAQVPEPNAMTLATVGADQRPSTRVVLIKGYDERGIAWYTNYDSRKGRELAANPFAALQFHWIELERVVRIEGQVEKVDASESDAYFHSRPLDSRIGAWASPQSQVISGRGVLVANAAKYGAQFLLQPPRPPHWGGFRLKPDRWEFWQGRKSRLHDRLRYRLGGGLWVRERLAP
- a CDS encoding gamma-glutamylcyclotransferase, translated to MPASVPSAPRDPAALMARTLAEWGGQRDLWLFGYGSLIWRPDFAYAERRAASVHGWHRALKMWSRVNRGTPECPGLVFGMLPGGSCRGMAYRIERAQVPRMFPALWQREMVLGVYDPRWLTCRTADGPVQALAFTLSRRSPSHTGVLADEQYRRIFQQAHGIYGSTREYAEATHAELRRLGIHDRALARLLALVDAAGPDAASGD
- a CDS encoding AEC family transporter; amino-acid sequence: MLSSVLSPLVPVVLCIALGFAIARIGWVRASAIADLSNIVFLVLTPALLFRTMGQTRVQELDFTPVALYFATAMLVFAATLLREGWSVAGAARALAHTFGNTVMIGVPFIGLVYGEQGLVALFTLISLHSLVLLTAATLVFELVQARAEQGQPGAVARSRGQTLWRAARNSVLHPVPLPILAGLVFAQTGLPLPGVLDQALALLGRAVGPTALLLVGVSLAYTRIGQNWRAALRIAAVKLLAMPLFLGALAWALGLSGGAIAVMLVTAALPVGANVLLFTQRYGAMQDEVSSAIAISTALALLTLPVMLALAQLLRG
- the edd gene encoding phosphogluconate dehydratase, with the translated sequence MPLNDTVHQVTESIHRRSAASRRAYLEQMDVWGRRDRSMDRLGCANIAHAVAGIGQNDKLRVVVERAPHIGIVTAYNDMLSAHAPLQHYPDLIKDEARRQGATAQVAGGVPAMCDGVTQGTAGMDLSLFSRDTIAMATAVALSHDVFDAALMLGVCDKIVPGLLIGALHFGYLPTVFVPAGPMPSGLSNSAKAKAREQAAQGLIGRDELLQAEMASYHAPGTCTFYGTANSNQMLLEAMGLHVPGTAFVNPGQPLRAELTREAARTVLGRVGEGSGAWACPPIGQIVDERAIVNAMVALLATGGSTNHLIHWVAVARSAGIAIDWEDFSQLSAAVPLLARVYPNGSADVNQFQAAGGPGYIIRELLDAGLMHEDVLTVRAGGIREYTRVPQGDEQHRLRWSAVGASGDDGILRPASDPFSATGGLKVLTGNLGRSVIKVSAVPQDRHVIEAPARVFDSQAALLSAFHNGDLDGDVVCVVRWQGPRANGMPELHKLTPPLAVLQGKGYRVALVTDGRMSGASGKVPAAIHVVPEALAGGPIAKVRDGDLVRLDAVAGTLDVLVDAAVWQAREPAQRTEAQAADSAHGLGRELFAGFRRNALGAEEGACSWL
- a CDS encoding OmpA family protein; protein product: MSFNSSDDDSQQRFALGFLFALIALVVSTVVGVVVYKRGIQRAPEAAPAAIVAAEPAPVAAAAPGVVVTDEASVVVEGGVIKFYFASGKADLAPGANEALAEVARGVNEGGRTAAVSGYHDATGDAALNAELAKQRAQAVRDALVGLGVAQDKVELRKPEALQASGGNAEARRVEVTLLP